Proteins co-encoded in one Astatotilapia calliptera chromosome 18, fAstCal1.2, whole genome shotgun sequence genomic window:
- the larp6b gene encoding la-related protein 6b isoform X1, with the protein MPHNNKTGGRGQRQQFIALLSQSLRHTMSDLIRFDQLRFQSEDDCEGEVLCLKIKTHLEELFSDSHLAEDGFLLKHVQKNKQGFVSLKLLTSLKKIRTLTKNWYMTLVGALYSDLLEVNDESTKVRRIEPLPKWLMCSPTSKHLLAWNFSEEQSSDDGAARGPEPAALSENVLQKFSIYGRVTSLQILPPGRELPADMQCYGKRHKELGQHLCAVIKFDSLETVRKAYSALKAEEEKSNGKGMCVVPMGFQSMHHFTEDESPEEASQILPEEENPPEIPENLVQQENSSPTAFFDEPPDTHQPNASTDNPAPLNVDPISSSCNGQSFPGWNHSDSRMTWNSGDCDKEISQSPWVLKRKLAALELNRKETGHPNAPSSIQRVIRQPFGPDGTSGFQLRVRHREQLDLPRKK; encoded by the exons ATGCCTCATAACAATAAGACGGGGGGCCGGGGG CAAAGACAACAGTTTATTGCTCTGCTATCACAATCCTTACGACACACGATGAGCGATCTGATTAG ATTTGATCAACTGCGCTTCCAAAGTGAAGATGACTGTGAAGGTGAGGTGCTGTGTTTGAAGATCAAAACCCATTTGgaggagctcttctctgacagccaCCTGGCAGAGGACGGCTTCCTGCTCAAACATGTGCAGAAGAACAAGCAGGGTTTCGTCAGTCTCAAGCTTCTCACTTCTTTGAAAAAg ATAAGGACCCTGACCAAAAACTGGTACATGACTCTGGTGGGAGCATTGTACTCAGACCTTCTGGAGGTGAATGATGAGTCCACCAAAGTGAGGCGCATAGAGCCGCTTCCCAAATGGCTGATGTGTTCCCCCACCAGCAAGCACCTCCTCGCTTGGAACTTTTCCGAGGAGCAAAGCAGTGACGACGGTGCAGCCCGAGGCCCGGAGCCCGCTGCGCTCTCAGAGAATGTGCTCCAAAAGTTCAGCATTTACGGCAGAGTTACTTCACTCCAGATTCTGCCACCTGGAAGGGAGCTTCCCGCAGATATGCAGTGCTACGGGAAACGTCACAAGGAGCTTGGCCAGCACTTATGTGCGGTGATCAAGTTTGACAGTTTGGAGACCGTTCGTAAGGCCTACAGTGCCCTGAAAGcagaagaggagaagtctaacGGGAAAGGCATGTGTGTTGTACCTATGGGATTCCAGTCaatgcatcatttcactgaggACGAATCCCCAGAAGAAGCAAGCCAAATCCTTCCCGAGGAGGAAAATCCACCTGAAATCCCAGAGAACTTAGTCCAGCAGGAGAATTCTTCACCCACTGCGTTTTTTGATGAACCTCCAGACACACATCAGCCAAACGCGTCCACGGATAACCCTGCACCGCTGAATGTTGACCCGATTTCCAGCAGCTGCAATGGCCAGTCCTTCCCTGGTTGGAATCATAGTGACAGTAGGATGACGTGGAACTCTGGAGACTGCGATAAAGAAATTTCCCAGAGCCCGTGGGTGCTCAAGCGTAAACTAGCGGCCCTTGAATTGAACCGCAAAGAGACCGGGCACCCGAACGCACCCAGCTCGATTCAGAGGGTAATACGTCAGCCCTTTGGCCCTGATGGCACCAGTGGTTTTCAGCTCAGAGTGAGGCACCGGGAACAGCTCGACCTCCCTCGGAAAAAGTGA
- the larp6b gene encoding la-related protein 6b isoform X2, with amino-acid sequence MSDLIRFDQLRFQSEDDCEGEVLCLKIKTHLEELFSDSHLAEDGFLLKHVQKNKQGFVSLKLLTSLKKIRTLTKNWYMTLVGALYSDLLEVNDESTKVRRIEPLPKWLMCSPTSKHLLAWNFSEEQSSDDGAARGPEPAALSENVLQKFSIYGRVTSLQILPPGRELPADMQCYGKRHKELGQHLCAVIKFDSLETVRKAYSALKAEEEKSNGKGMCVVPMGFQSMHHFTEDESPEEASQILPEEENPPEIPENLVQQENSSPTAFFDEPPDTHQPNASTDNPAPLNVDPISSSCNGQSFPGWNHSDSRMTWNSGDCDKEISQSPWVLKRKLAALELNRKETGHPNAPSSIQRVIRQPFGPDGTSGFQLRVRHREQLDLPRKK; translated from the exons ATGAGCGATCTGATTAG ATTTGATCAACTGCGCTTCCAAAGTGAAGATGACTGTGAAGGTGAGGTGCTGTGTTTGAAGATCAAAACCCATTTGgaggagctcttctctgacagccaCCTGGCAGAGGACGGCTTCCTGCTCAAACATGTGCAGAAGAACAAGCAGGGTTTCGTCAGTCTCAAGCTTCTCACTTCTTTGAAAAAg ATAAGGACCCTGACCAAAAACTGGTACATGACTCTGGTGGGAGCATTGTACTCAGACCTTCTGGAGGTGAATGATGAGTCCACCAAAGTGAGGCGCATAGAGCCGCTTCCCAAATGGCTGATGTGTTCCCCCACCAGCAAGCACCTCCTCGCTTGGAACTTTTCCGAGGAGCAAAGCAGTGACGACGGTGCAGCCCGAGGCCCGGAGCCCGCTGCGCTCTCAGAGAATGTGCTCCAAAAGTTCAGCATTTACGGCAGAGTTACTTCACTCCAGATTCTGCCACCTGGAAGGGAGCTTCCCGCAGATATGCAGTGCTACGGGAAACGTCACAAGGAGCTTGGCCAGCACTTATGTGCGGTGATCAAGTTTGACAGTTTGGAGACCGTTCGTAAGGCCTACAGTGCCCTGAAAGcagaagaggagaagtctaacGGGAAAGGCATGTGTGTTGTACCTATGGGATTCCAGTCaatgcatcatttcactgaggACGAATCCCCAGAAGAAGCAAGCCAAATCCTTCCCGAGGAGGAAAATCCACCTGAAATCCCAGAGAACTTAGTCCAGCAGGAGAATTCTTCACCCACTGCGTTTTTTGATGAACCTCCAGACACACATCAGCCAAACGCGTCCACGGATAACCCTGCACCGCTGAATGTTGACCCGATTTCCAGCAGCTGCAATGGCCAGTCCTTCCCTGGTTGGAATCATAGTGACAGTAGGATGACGTGGAACTCTGGAGACTGCGATAAAGAAATTTCCCAGAGCCCGTGGGTGCTCAAGCGTAAACTAGCGGCCCTTGAATTGAACCGCAAAGAGACCGGGCACCCGAACGCACCCAGCTCGATTCAGAGGGTAATACGTCAGCCCTTTGGCCCTGATGGCACCAGTGGTTTTCAGCTCAGAGTGAGGCACCGGGAACAGCTCGACCTCCCTCGGAAAAAGTGA
- the LOC113009898 gene encoding neurturin isoform X1, whose translation MSDVAHFASLSPSLQSFNAPPRSKMKLWKGATFAFMLCAAALSTILIRNMATIRQFKLNTKYPSSPSSRPSALLESASKTSPPSSSSPSSESRPVPQQMGDLHRRKRSTDDMKSFLSEFTMMLQSFTEGELQHMVGTVLETKRRKSRRLAKTQGRRTKRARKPKSCTVRTLEVKVNELGLEYKSEETVRLRYCSGKCDKHRENYDMVMKHMMTVGFREKGRRDKVSIQPCCRPIAFEDFTILDTTVNPSRYQNIHNVSAKNCGCV comes from the exons ATGTCTGATGTTGCACACTTTgcctctctctcgccctctctgcAGAGTTTCAATGCTCCTCCACGTTCTAAGATGAAGTTATGGAAAGGTGCTACTTTTGCCTTCATGCTCTGTGCTGCAGCCCTGTCCACCATCCTCATTAGAAACATGGCCACCATCAGACAGTTCAAGCTTAACACAAAATATCCATCTTCACCCTCGTCGAGACCGTCTGCATTATTAGAATCAGCATCCAAGACCTCACCGCCATCATCGTCATCGCCCTCCTCAGAATCAAGGCCAGTGCCCCAACAGATGGGTGATCTGCATCGGAGGAAACGCTCAACAGACGACATGAAATCTTTCCTCTCAGAGT TTACCATGATGTTGCAGAGCTTCACCGAGGGCGAGCTTCAGCACATGGTCGGAACTGTGCTAGAAACTAAGCGAAGGAAGAGCCGGCGGCTTGCTAAGACCCAGGGCCGCAGGACTAAAAGGGCCCGAAAGCCCAAGTCGTGCACCGTCAGGACGCTCGAAGTGAAAGTTAATGAACTGGGTCTCGAATATAAGAGCGAAGAGACTGTGCGGCTGCGCTACTGCAGTGGCAAATGCGATAAACACCGGGAAAACTATGACATGGTCATGAAGCACATGATGACAGTGGGCTTCAGAGAGAAGGGCCGCAGGGACAAAGTTAGCATTCAGCCCTGCTGCCGACCGATTGCATTTGAGGACTTTACCATCCTGGACACAACAGTAAACCCCAGCCGCTATCAGAACATACACAACGTATCTGCAAAGAACTGCGGATGTGTATGA
- the LOC113009898 gene encoding neurturin isoform X2 yields the protein MKLWKGATFAFMLCAAALSTILIRNMATIRQFKLNTKYPSSPSSRPSALLESASKTSPPSSSSPSSESRPVPQQMGDLHRRKRSTDDMKSFLSEFTMMLQSFTEGELQHMVGTVLETKRRKSRRLAKTQGRRTKRARKPKSCTVRTLEVKVNELGLEYKSEETVRLRYCSGKCDKHRENYDMVMKHMMTVGFREKGRRDKVSIQPCCRPIAFEDFTILDTTVNPSRYQNIHNVSAKNCGCV from the exons ATGAAGTTATGGAAAGGTGCTACTTTTGCCTTCATGCTCTGTGCTGCAGCCCTGTCCACCATCCTCATTAGAAACATGGCCACCATCAGACAGTTCAAGCTTAACACAAAATATCCATCTTCACCCTCGTCGAGACCGTCTGCATTATTAGAATCAGCATCCAAGACCTCACCGCCATCATCGTCATCGCCCTCCTCAGAATCAAGGCCAGTGCCCCAACAGATGGGTGATCTGCATCGGAGGAAACGCTCAACAGACGACATGAAATCTTTCCTCTCAGAGT TTACCATGATGTTGCAGAGCTTCACCGAGGGCGAGCTTCAGCACATGGTCGGAACTGTGCTAGAAACTAAGCGAAGGAAGAGCCGGCGGCTTGCTAAGACCCAGGGCCGCAGGACTAAAAGGGCCCGAAAGCCCAAGTCGTGCACCGTCAGGACGCTCGAAGTGAAAGTTAATGAACTGGGTCTCGAATATAAGAGCGAAGAGACTGTGCGGCTGCGCTACTGCAGTGGCAAATGCGATAAACACCGGGAAAACTATGACATGGTCATGAAGCACATGATGACAGTGGGCTTCAGAGAGAAGGGCCGCAGGGACAAAGTTAGCATTCAGCCCTGCTGCCGACCGATTGCATTTGAGGACTTTACCATCCTGGACACAACAGTAAACCCCAGCCGCTATCAGAACATACACAACGTATCTGCAAAGAACTGCGGATGTGTATGA